The following are encoded in a window of Allosphingosinicella indica genomic DNA:
- a CDS encoding BA14K family protein: MRIFLGLYAAILMASPALAQAGQAPMQDQTPPPVDRTMPAPEGTTPPPGPVADSGDRPDGFTGTDAEWADHVRSCQDRYQGYDPATNKYRAPNGDMKSCPHSAMKKR; this comes from the coding sequence ATGCGCATTTTCCTCGGCCTTTACGCCGCAATCCTCATGGCATCGCCCGCACTGGCGCAGGCCGGGCAGGCACCGATGCAGGACCAGACGCCGCCGCCGGTCGATCGCACCATGCCGGCGCCCGAGGGCACCACGCCGCCGCCCGGACCGGTGGCCGACAGCGGCGACAGGCCAGACGGCTTTACCGGCACCGACGCCGAATGGGCGGATCATGTGCGGAGCTGCCAGGACCGCTATCAGGGCTATGACCCCGCGACGAACAAATATCGCGCGCCCAACGGCGACATGAAAAGCTGCCCGCACTCGGCGATGAAGAAACGCTGA
- the mbhE gene encoding hydrogen gas-evolving membrane-bound hydrogenase subunit E: MLILLLIALLGSCLFPLAARIIGRGAGFVVALLPFGLLAGLVALAPIVERGWVRGEGWQWAPSLGLDLTLRLDGFSFLFCLLITGIGGLVTIYAGGYLTNKSRRDRARFFTLILLFMTAMLGTVLADNLLLMILFWEATSILSFLLIGFDHKSSRSRRAAILSLQVTAIGGLGLVVAAVMIGHVTGTYSMAEAVRRGDEIVAHPLGVPILLGIMLAAFTKSAQFPFHFWLPNAMQAPTPASAYLHSATMVKLGIYLLARFEPVIAMTEWGRGTLVAVACLTMIVAAVQALRAESFKAALAYSTIASLGILVLLVGLDGPRASVAMIGFLFAHALYKAALFFCAGSVLHATGKGVLRSLGGLRKPLPLTAAACVGASLSMAGIPPFLGFISKEFLFEAQLASSWELVPLAIAVLVNAVMVGVAGVITLRPFFMKPAQPVEMLHGESFSLVLPPLLLATMGLTISLDPEWITRVAIRPAVIEVYGQTVAVDLSVWHGLTPMLALSAVVVSIGILIIRFWRRIHLLLRSRERIERYSVESLWEKSLFRLVQGGARLTRWIEHGDLRGYVATAIVAFTFFLVWAFVASGAEIRVPAIEGPVRYAEILVGLMAVAGAIVAAASRNLLAALVGVGITGFAIAITFLFNGAPDLALTQFTVEALLVVLLTALLLALPLAGAATRSRSEHGRDLLIAGAFGIVLFAALIDMGAGRTASEASDWFGRMSYIAGHGANVVNVILVDFRAFDTMGETAVIAIAAVLAGSLLARRRGAARDAEEARTVHFAFSAASRPLFWMLIAASVIILFRGHNQPGGGFVGGLAAALAFAVLSLAHGAARAEKALRLQPLTLVGIGLALGVASGLPGMFVPGGAPFLTHLWWEPGGMLPKLGTTMIFDIGVYLVVLGAVLSFLFGLQKEGAR, encoded by the coding sequence ATGCTGATCCTGCTGCTCATCGCGCTGCTGGGAAGCTGCCTGTTCCCGCTGGCCGCCCGGATCATCGGACGCGGCGCGGGCTTCGTCGTCGCGCTGCTGCCGTTCGGGCTGCTCGCCGGCCTCGTCGCGCTCGCGCCGATTGTCGAGCGCGGCTGGGTGCGCGGCGAGGGCTGGCAATGGGCGCCGTCGCTGGGGCTGGACCTGACGCTCCGCCTCGACGGTTTCTCCTTCCTCTTCTGCCTGCTGATCACCGGGATCGGCGGGCTCGTCACCATCTATGCGGGCGGCTATCTCACCAACAAGTCGCGCCGCGACCGCGCGCGGTTCTTCACGCTGATCCTGCTGTTCATGACGGCCATGCTCGGCACCGTCCTCGCCGACAATCTGCTGCTGATGATCCTCTTCTGGGAAGCGACCAGCATCCTCTCGTTCCTGCTGATCGGTTTCGATCACAAGAGCTCGCGCTCGCGCCGCGCCGCGATCCTCTCGCTCCAGGTAACGGCGATCGGCGGGCTTGGCCTCGTCGTCGCGGCGGTGATGATCGGCCATGTCACCGGCACCTATTCGATGGCGGAGGCGGTGCGCCGCGGCGACGAGATCGTGGCGCATCCGCTGGGCGTTCCGATCCTGCTGGGCATCATGCTCGCGGCCTTCACCAAGTCCGCGCAATTCCCGTTCCACTTCTGGCTGCCCAACGCGATGCAGGCGCCGACGCCGGCCTCCGCCTATCTCCACTCGGCGACGATGGTGAAGCTCGGCATCTACCTCCTCGCCCGCTTCGAGCCGGTGATCGCGATGACCGAATGGGGCCGCGGCACCTTGGTTGCGGTCGCCTGCCTGACCATGATCGTCGCCGCGGTTCAGGCGCTGCGGGCGGAAAGCTTCAAGGCCGCGCTCGCTTATTCGACGATCGCCTCGCTCGGCATCCTCGTGCTGCTCGTCGGGCTCGACGGGCCGCGCGCGTCGGTGGCGATGATCGGCTTCCTGTTCGCGCATGCGCTCTACAAGGCGGCGCTGTTCTTCTGCGCGGGATCGGTGCTGCACGCGACCGGCAAGGGGGTGCTGCGCTCGCTCGGGGGCCTCAGAAAGCCGCTGCCGCTCACTGCCGCGGCCTGCGTCGGCGCGAGCCTCTCGATGGCCGGCATCCCGCCGTTCCTGGGCTTCATCTCCAAGGAGTTCCTGTTCGAGGCGCAGCTCGCGAGCAGTTGGGAGCTGGTGCCGCTCGCCATCGCCGTGCTGGTCAATGCGGTGATGGTCGGCGTCGCCGGCGTCATCACGCTCCGCCCCTTCTTCATGAAGCCCGCGCAGCCGGTCGAGATGCTCCATGGCGAGAGCTTCTCGCTGGTGCTGCCGCCGCTGCTGCTCGCGACGATGGGCCTCACCATCAGCCTCGATCCCGAATGGATCACCCGCGTCGCTATCCGACCCGCGGTGATCGAGGTCTATGGCCAGACGGTCGCCGTGGACCTTTCGGTCTGGCACGGGCTGACGCCAATGCTGGCGCTGAGCGCGGTGGTGGTGTCGATCGGCATCCTTATCATCCGCTTCTGGCGGCGTATCCATTTGCTGCTCCGCTCGCGCGAGCGGATCGAACGCTATTCGGTCGAGAGCCTGTGGGAGAAGAGCCTGTTCCGGCTGGTGCAGGGCGGCGCGCGGTTGACCCGGTGGATCGAGCATGGCGATCTGCGCGGCTATGTCGCCACCGCGATTGTGGCGTTCACCTTCTTCCTCGTCTGGGCGTTCGTCGCATCGGGCGCGGAGATCCGCGTGCCCGCGATCGAGGGGCCGGTGCGCTATGCCGAGATACTGGTCGGGCTGATGGCGGTCGCCGGCGCGATCGTCGCCGCCGCGAGCCGCAACCTGCTCGCCGCGCTGGTCGGCGTCGGCATCACCGGCTTCGCCATCGCGATCACCTTCCTGTTCAACGGCGCGCCCGATCTCGCGCTCACCCAGTTCACCGTCGAGGCGCTGCTGGTGGTGCTGCTGACCGCGCTGCTGCTCGCGCTGCCGCTGGCCGGCGCGGCGACGCGCAGCCGTAGCGAGCATGGCCGCGACCTGCTGATCGCCGGCGCATTCGGCATCGTGCTGTTCGCGGCGCTGATCGACATGGGCGCGGGCCGCACCGCCTCCGAGGCCTCCGACTGGTTCGGCCGGATGAGCTATATCGCCGGCCACGGCGCCAACGTCGTCAACGTAATCCTCGTCGATTTCCGCGCCTTCGACACGATGGGCGAAACGGCGGTGATCGCGATCGCGGCGGTGCTCGCCGGATCGCTGCTCGCCCGCCGCCGCGGCGCGGCGCGTGATGCCGAGGAAGCACGCACCGTCCATTTCGCTTTCTCGGCGGCGAGCAGACCCTTGTTCTGGATGCTGATCGCCGCCTCGGTGATCATCCTCTTCCGCGGCCATAACCAGCCGGGCGGCGGCTTCGTCGGCGGGCTCGCCGCCGCGCTCGCCTTCGCCGTCCTCTCGCTCGCCCACGGTGCGGCGCGGGCGGAGAAGGCGCTGCGGCTCCAGCCGCTCACCCTCGTCGGCATCGGCCTCGCGCTCGGCGTCGCCAGCGGATTGCCCGGCATGTTCGTCCCCGGCGGCGCGCCGTTCCTGACACATCTGTGGTGGGAGCCGGGCGGTATGCTACCCAAGCTCGGCACGACGATGATCTTCGACATCGGCGTCTATCTGGTGGTGCTCGGCGCCGTCCTCTCCTTCCTATTCGGGCTGCAGAAGGAGGGCGCGCGATGA
- a CDS encoding monovalent cation/H+ antiporter complex subunit F — MIALGPLADILAVVLCGALALICWRLVKGPSFADRFVAFDMLTAIGIAFAGLTAVSTGRGTFLDIALGLSLINFVGTAAFAIFLERKARDR; from the coding sequence ATGATCGCGCTCGGCCCTCTCGCCGACATTCTCGCGGTGGTGCTGTGTGGCGCGCTGGCGCTGATCTGCTGGCGGCTGGTCAAGGGGCCGAGCTTCGCCGACCGCTTCGTCGCCTTCGACATGCTGACCGCAATCGGCATCGCCTTCGCCGGGCTCACCGCAGTCTCCACCGGCCGCGGCACCTTCCTCGACATCGCTCTCGGCCTCTCGCTCATCAACTTCGTCGGCACCGCCGCCTTCGCGATCTTCCTCGAACGCAAGGCGCGCGACCGGTGA
- a CDS encoding proton-conducting transporter membrane subunit: MADAWLLVAPVVVPLLAAAAAILLRHRPRASEALTLATLAASFALSIALLQRAMDGGTLAATVFGGWPQGFGVSFAARMPGAVLVATTLLIALAVAIYSHAAIGGRRRHGGHDALLLAMVGAVNGAFLTGDLFNLYVWFELALLAAIGLISLDRRQMQIGAAMRYATFGIVGATAILAGIGILYGATGTLDLATLAARLAPAPPTIATAAAAALLLGGLALKSGLAPVHVWLPSSYGPAPISASGLFAGLLTKMGFYALLLIFAGVFAVGAGGIGARHIAPLFGWIAGATMLLCSIAALAQNDMRRLLAYHIVAQVGYMMAGLATGTREGVEAAVFAMVHSMIVQTNLFLGAGAIHRATGSWLLSTTGGMLRANPLFGFVFAVPMLSLAGIPPFSGFWAKMLVFRAAIDAGDYALLAAAILAAVLTIFSVAIFWSAACWKELPDRPAKRLPPSMLAGMALLSLATLAIGLYPGWLHEAAQLSAGALARMGVFA; this comes from the coding sequence ATGGCTGACGCCTGGCTGCTCGTCGCACCGGTGGTGGTGCCTTTGCTCGCCGCGGCGGCCGCGATCCTGCTGCGCCATCGCCCGCGCGCCAGCGAGGCGCTGACCCTCGCCACGCTTGCCGCGAGCTTCGCGCTTTCGATCGCGCTGCTCCAGCGCGCGATGGACGGCGGCACGCTCGCCGCCACCGTCTTCGGCGGCTGGCCCCAGGGGTTCGGCGTCTCCTTCGCGGCGCGGATGCCGGGCGCGGTGCTGGTGGCGACCACGCTGCTCATCGCGCTCGCCGTCGCCATCTACAGCCATGCGGCGATCGGCGGGCGGCGGCGCCACGGCGGGCATGACGCTTTGCTGCTCGCGATGGTCGGCGCGGTGAACGGCGCGTTCCTCACCGGCGATCTCTTCAACCTCTACGTCTGGTTCGAGCTGGCGCTGCTCGCCGCGATCGGCCTCATCAGCCTCGACAGGCGGCAGATGCAGATCGGCGCGGCGATGCGCTACGCGACCTTCGGCATCGTCGGCGCGACCGCGATCCTGGCGGGCATCGGCATCCTCTACGGCGCGACGGGGACGCTCGATCTCGCGACGCTCGCCGCCCGGCTCGCCCCCGCGCCGCCGACCATCGCCACCGCCGCGGCGGCCGCGCTGCTGCTCGGCGGGCTGGCGCTCAAGTCCGGGCTGGCGCCGGTCCACGTCTGGCTGCCGTCGTCTTACGGGCCCGCACCCATCTCCGCCTCCGGCCTGTTCGCCGGGCTACTCACCAAGATGGGCTTCTACGCGCTGCTGCTGATCTTCGCTGGCGTGTTCGCCGTCGGCGCGGGCGGCATCGGCGCGCGCCATATCGCGCCTCTGTTCGGCTGGATCGCGGGGGCGACGATGCTGCTGTGTTCGATCGCCGCGCTGGCGCAGAACGACATGCGGCGGCTGCTCGCCTACCATATCGTCGCGCAGGTCGGTTACATGATGGCGGGCCTTGCCACCGGCACGCGCGAGGGCGTCGAGGCGGCGGTCTTCGCGATGGTCCATTCGATGATCGTCCAGACCAACCTCTTCCTCGGCGCGGGCGCGATCCACCGCGCGACGGGATCGTGGCTGCTCTCGACCACCGGCGGAATGCTGCGCGCCAATCCCTTGTTCGGCTTCGTCTTCGCGGTGCCGATGCTGTCGCTGGCGGGCATCCCGCCCTTCTCGGGCTTCTGGGCCAAGATGCTGGTGTTCCGCGCGGCGATCGACGCGGGCGATTACGCGCTGCTCGCCGCCGCGATCCTCGCCGCGGTGCTGACCATCTTCTCGGTCGCGATCTTCTGGTCCGCCGCCTGCTGGAAGGAGCTGCCCGACCGCCCCGCCAAGCGCCTGCCGCCCTCGATGCTCGCCGGCATGGCGCTGCTCTCGCTCGCGACGCTCGCCATCGGCCTTTACCCCGGCTGGCTGCACGAGGCCGCGCAACTCTCCGCCGGCGCGCTTGCGCGGATGGGGGTCTTCGCATGA
- the mnhG gene encoding monovalent cation/H(+) antiporter subunit G, translating to MNILAAILLVAGVLLMLIAAIGVVRLADPLQRMHSATKAGTLGTVLVMAGVLAGSDAQVSTGVLTVLFLLFTLPITAQLLGRATYLSGTPLQGLDDTEIEGMPERAKPEDGEEGRP from the coding sequence GTGAATATCCTCGCCGCCATCCTGCTCGTCGCAGGCGTGCTGCTGATGCTGATCGCCGCCATCGGCGTCGTCCGCCTCGCCGATCCGCTGCAACGCATGCACAGCGCCACGAAGGCGGGAACGCTCGGCACCGTGCTCGTCATGGCGGGCGTGCTTGCGGGGTCGGACGCACAGGTTTCGACCGGCGTGCTGACTGTGCTGTTCCTGCTCTTCACCCTGCCAATCACTGCCCAGCTCCTCGGCCGCGCCACCTACCTCTCGGGCACCCCGCTGCAAGGCCTAGACGACACCGAGATCGAAGGCATGCCCGAGCGCGCAAAGCCCGAGGACGGAGAGGAGGGCCGCCCATGA
- a CDS encoding sodium:proton antiporter — MTIFYAFCAAAIMACALHMTLSRNLVRTLLGLALLSTGVNLALFGAGGFSTDQPPIVAEGAKRLGESADPLLQALILTAIVIGFALTLVLAAIVLRAWRGTKSLDARDLETLDQPDDWEAPPHG, encoded by the coding sequence ATGACGATCTTCTACGCCTTCTGCGCCGCCGCGATCATGGCCTGCGCGCTGCACATGACGCTCTCGCGCAATCTCGTGCGGACGTTGCTCGGGCTCGCGCTGCTCTCCACCGGGGTCAATCTCGCGCTGTTCGGCGCCGGCGGCTTCTCGACCGATCAGCCGCCGATCGTGGCCGAGGGCGCAAAGCGGCTGGGCGAATCCGCCGATCCGCTTCTTCAGGCGCTTATCCTCACCGCGATCGTCATCGGTTTCGCGCTGACCCTGGTGCTCGCCGCGATCGTGCTGCGCGCGTGGCGCGGCACCAAGTCGCTCGATGCGCGCGACCTGGAGACGCTCGACCAGCCCGACGATTGGGAGGCGCCGCCGCATGGCTGA
- a CDS encoding M10 family metallopeptidase C-terminal domain-containing protein, whose product MMVGTLKDIEFEGDRSTRDLNNEYSDAYVAAVRASQANVDGQGGTIRGKPVFTKEEVAYYLNRGDGIIGGFESGANWDGAQGYANNQYYWLPVTKAMGGEAGLPSEGGPGATGPLTTLTFGFYETLASLPEPYVYRTPAGNLALGLSVAQGFSPFTAAQRTATREAIGLWDDIIKVNFQETSFQQGDLNFMNTTTGPAQAAAYLPYDYGSEEGFKNFEGDDVSYYEIAGDVFVNPNQASNFQFLPGQYGLNTLVHEIGHAIGLEHPGAYNFGPGFDVTYDNGAEYYQDSRMYSIMSYWDAEETGAAHVNWENLTYSYNSTPMIHDILAAQRIYGVEENTRTGNTTYGFNSNAGKDMYDFTKNPNPVISIYDAGGNDTLDLSGYNTRSFIDLNPGAFSSAGGFYSEDIPTLDEINARRAAAGLAPRTQATYDLYIELFGATYTDGLMRDNISIAYNSIIENAVGGGGDDTIVANGAANRIDGGAGNDIVSYQTSGTAVSVNLANGLVSGGAAGDVLISIEGVTGSRHNDVLTGSDGNNVLNGGAGNDIIYGRNGDDTIDGGDGVDQLFGDGGNDTIRGGDGNDTIMGGAGDDILFGDAGNDTLYGDAGNDVLDGGAGDDKLYGGAGADTFRFSDLGGYDTIVDFRRGQGDKIDLTGIDPNINVDAVNEQFNFIGNAAFSGTAGELRTFVDRGSTIIAGDVNGDGVADFQINVGATAIRADDLILTVNVAA is encoded by the coding sequence ATGATGGTTGGTACGTTGAAAGACATCGAGTTCGAGGGCGATCGCAGCACGCGCGACCTCAACAACGAATATTCGGACGCCTATGTCGCCGCGGTGCGCGCCTCACAGGCCAATGTCGACGGCCAGGGCGGCACGATCCGCGGCAAGCCGGTCTTCACCAAAGAAGAGGTCGCTTACTACCTCAACCGCGGCGACGGGATTATCGGCGGCTTCGAGTCGGGCGCCAACTGGGACGGCGCGCAGGGCTATGCCAACAACCAATATTATTGGCTGCCCGTCACCAAGGCGATGGGCGGCGAAGCCGGCCTGCCGTCGGAAGGCGGCCCCGGCGCGACCGGCCCGCTGACCACGCTGACCTTCGGCTTCTACGAGACGCTGGCCAGCCTGCCCGAGCCTTATGTCTATCGCACGCCGGCCGGCAATCTCGCGCTTGGCCTCAGCGTCGCGCAGGGCTTCTCGCCCTTCACCGCGGCGCAGCGCACCGCCACGCGCGAAGCGATTGGCCTCTGGGACGACATCATCAAGGTCAATTTCCAGGAAACGTCGTTCCAGCAGGGCGACCTCAACTTCATGAACACCACGACGGGCCCGGCGCAGGCCGCGGCCTATCTGCCCTATGATTACGGGTCGGAAGAAGGGTTCAAGAACTTCGAAGGCGACGACGTCAGCTACTACGAGATCGCCGGCGACGTGTTCGTGAACCCGAACCAGGCGTCGAACTTCCAGTTCCTGCCGGGTCAATACGGCCTCAACACGCTGGTTCACGAAATCGGCCACGCGATCGGCCTCGAGCACCCGGGTGCCTATAACTTTGGCCCCGGCTTCGACGTGACCTATGACAATGGCGCGGAATATTATCAGGATTCGCGCATGTACTCGATCATGTCCTACTGGGACGCGGAAGAGACCGGCGCGGCGCACGTCAACTGGGAAAACCTGACGTACAGCTACAATTCGACGCCGATGATCCACGACATCCTGGCGGCGCAGCGTATCTATGGCGTCGAGGAGAATACCCGCACCGGCAACACGACTTACGGCTTCAACAGCAATGCCGGTAAGGACATGTACGATTTCACCAAGAATCCGAACCCGGTGATTTCGATCTACGATGCCGGCGGCAACGACACCCTCGATCTGTCGGGCTACAACACCCGCTCGTTCATCGATTTGAACCCGGGTGCATTCAGCAGCGCCGGTGGCTTCTATTCGGAAGACATCCCGACGCTCGACGAGATCAACGCCCGCCGTGCGGCCGCCGGCCTCGCGCCGCGTACGCAGGCAACCTATGATCTCTATATCGAGCTGTTCGGTGCCACCTACACCGACGGTCTGATGCGCGATAACATCTCGATTGCGTACAATTCGATCATCGAGAATGCGGTCGGCGGCGGCGGGGACGACACGATCGTCGCCAACGGCGCGGCCAACCGCATCGACGGCGGCGCCGGCAACGACATCGTCAGCTATCAGACCTCGGGCACCGCAGTCAGCGTCAACCTCGCCAACGGCCTCGTGTCGGGCGGTGCGGCTGGCGACGTCCTGATCTCGATCGAAGGCGTCACCGGCAGCCGGCACAACGACGTGCTGACCGGCAGCGACGGCAACAACGTCCTGAACGGCGGCGCCGGCAACGACATCATCTACGGTCGCAACGGTGACGACACGATCGATGGTGGCGACGGCGTCGATCAGCTGTTCGGCGATGGCGGCAACGACACGATCCGTGGTGGTGACGGCAACGACACCATCATGGGCGGCGCCGGCGACGACATCCTGTTCGGCGATGCCGGCAACGACACGCTCTACGGTGATGCCGGCAATGACGTCCTCGATGGCGGTGCGGGCGACGACAAGCTGTACGGCGGTGCGGGTGCGGATACGTTCCGCTTCTCGGATCTCGGCGGCTACGACACGATCGTCGACTTCCGCCGCGGCCAGGGCGACAAGATCGACCTGACCGGCATCGACCCGAACATCAACGTCGATGCGGTGAACGAGCAGTTCAACTTCATCGGCAACGCGGCTTTCTCCGGCACCGCCGGCGAGCTCCGCACGTTCGTGGATCGCGGTTCGACGATCATCGCCGGTGACGTCAACGGCGATGGCGTCGCCGACTTCCAGATCAACGTCGGCGCCACGGCCATCCGTGCCGACGACCTGATCCTGACGGTCAACGTCGCCGCCTGA
- a CDS encoding TetR/AcrR family transcriptional regulator yields the protein MRKGRVLSAVSQPRRKRTTKAEQRAETTEQILDAAEALFSKRGFYGVTLKDVAKQVGVHHTLLNYYFEDKTKLFHAVSARRAVVTVERRMQALDEYDAATGGKPTVEGALHAFLDTDLDLYIEGGEGWRNYAALGALMSNSPEWGAQLMNEHFDPVVLRLIELLRKALPGCPDRDLFWGYHFVTGALMLTLARTGRIDRLSNGLCDSDDYAAVKARMARFMAAGFLEICKPA from the coding sequence ATGAGGAAGGGGCGAGTTTTGTCAGCAGTCAGTCAACCGCGGCGCAAGCGGACCACCAAGGCCGAACAGCGCGCCGAGACGACCGAGCAGATCTTGGACGCCGCGGAAGCTCTGTTCTCCAAGCGCGGCTTCTACGGCGTTACGCTGAAGGATGTCGCCAAGCAGGTCGGCGTCCACCACACGCTGCTCAATTATTATTTCGAGGACAAGACCAAGCTGTTCCACGCCGTCTCCGCCCGGCGCGCGGTGGTGACGGTGGAGCGGCGGATGCAGGCGCTCGACGAATATGACGCGGCGACCGGCGGCAAGCCCACGGTGGAAGGCGCGCTCCACGCCTTTCTCGACACCGATCTCGATCTCTACATCGAGGGCGGCGAGGGCTGGCGCAATTATGCCGCGCTCGGCGCCTTGATGTCGAACTCGCCCGAATGGGGCGCGCAGTTGATGAATGAGCATTTCGATCCGGTCGTGCTGCGGCTGATCGAGCTGCTCCGGAAGGCCTTGCCCGGCTGCCCCGACCGCGACCTGTTCTGGGGCTATCATTTCGTCACCGGCGCGCTGATGCTGACGCTGGCGCGCACCGGCCGCATCGACCGGCTTTCGAACGGCCTCTGTGATTCCGACGATTATGCGGCGGTGAAGGCGCGGATGGCGCGCTTCATGGCAGCGGGCTTCCTGGAGATTTGCAAGCCCGCCTGA
- a CDS encoding ferritin-like domain-containing protein codes for MGLFSKDITTLDDLFVHTLQDIYYAENQITKALPKMIGKATSPELKQGFEMHLKETEGQIARLERVFEMHGQKPKAVQCPAIDGIIKEANEVAGDIADKDVLDAALVASAQAVEHYEITRYGTLIAWAKQLGRDDCAAVLAETLEEEKATDIKLSKMAETKVNRQAELA; via the coding sequence ATGGGACTGTTCTCCAAGGACATCACAACGCTTGACGACCTCTTCGTCCACACCTTGCAGGACATCTATTATGCCGAGAATCAGATCACCAAGGCGCTGCCAAAGATGATCGGCAAGGCGACGAGCCCCGAGCTCAAGCAGGGCTTCGAGATGCATCTCAAGGAGACCGAAGGCCAGATCGCGCGGCTCGAGCGCGTGTTCGAGATGCACGGCCAGAAGCCCAAGGCGGTGCAATGCCCGGCGATCGACGGCATCATCAAGGAGGCCAATGAGGTCGCCGGTGACATCGCCGACAAGGACGTGCTCGATGCGGCGCTGGTCGCTTCGGCGCAGGCGGTCGAACATTATGAGATCACGCGCTACGGCACGCTGATCGCTTGGGCCAAGCAGCTCGGCCGCGACGATTGCGCCGCCGTGCTCGCCGAGACGCTGGAAGAAGAAAAGGCGACCGACATCAAGCTCAGCAAGATGGCCGAAACCAAGGTCAACCGTCAGGCCGAACTCGCCTGA
- a CDS encoding SDR family NAD(P)-dependent oxidoreductase, whose product MRLNGRVAIVTGAGGGLGRCHALMLARHGAKVVVNDVSAALAEGVADEIAAAGGTAIGIAASVTDVDAVAAMADRAIDDWGRIDILVNNAGILRDKSFAKMTLDDFRAVVDVHLMGAAICTKAVWEIMRAQQFGRIVMTTSSSGLYGNFGQANYGAAKMALVGLMQTLALEGEKYGIRVNCLAPTAATQMTGGLMAPEALAKLAPDLVSPGLLALVAENAPTRAILCAGAGHFARAFVTLTEGVQIGGGTDAAERVIEAWDAVGDRRGEIVPDYGFTQAERELAKAGFAETLIAAR is encoded by the coding sequence ATGCGATTGAATGGACGTGTCGCCATCGTGACCGGTGCGGGCGGAGGGCTGGGCCGGTGTCACGCGCTGATGCTCGCCCGCCACGGCGCCAAGGTGGTGGTCAATGATGTCAGCGCCGCGCTCGCCGAAGGCGTCGCCGATGAGATCGCTGCGGCCGGCGGCACAGCGATCGGCATCGCCGCGTCGGTCACTGACGTCGATGCGGTGGCCGCGATGGCGGATCGCGCGATCGACGATTGGGGGCGGATCGACATCCTCGTCAACAATGCCGGCATCCTGCGCGACAAGAGCTTCGCCAAGATGACGCTCGACGATTTCCGCGCGGTCGTCGACGTGCATCTGATGGGCGCCGCGATCTGCACCAAGGCGGTGTGGGAGATCATGCGCGCGCAGCAGTTCGGCCGCATCGTGATGACGACCTCCTCGTCGGGACTCTACGGCAATTTCGGCCAGGCCAATTACGGCGCCGCCAAGATGGCGCTCGTCGGCCTGATGCAGACGCTGGCGCTGGAGGGCGAGAAATACGGCATCCGCGTCAACTGCCTCGCTCCCACCGCGGCGACGCAGATGACCGGCGGCCTGATGGCGCCCGAGGCGCTGGCGAAACTGGCTCCCGATCTGGTCAGCCCGGGTCTGCTGGCGCTCGTCGCCGAGAATGCGCCCACCCGCGCGATCCTGTGCGCGGGCGCCGGCCATTTCGCGCGCGCCTTCGTCACGCTCACGGAGGGTGTCCAGATCGGCGGCGGCACGGATGCGGCGGAGCGAGTGATCGAGGCATGGGACGCGGTCGGCGATCGGCGCGGCGAGATCGTCCCCGATTACGGCTTCACCCAGGCCGAGCGCGAGCTCGCCAAGGCGGGCTTTGCGGAGACGCTGATCGCCGCGCGCTGA
- a CDS encoding Na+/H+ antiporter subunit E: MRLFAKARALLMLLLSFVWDLFASTGTVARIVLSPRIGVRPAILVMPTKLQKPWAVAMLAYFTSLTPGSTCLHVSEDRQTLHLHILDLHDADATIAKFRRLYERRIAELEA; this comes from the coding sequence ATGAGGCTGTTCGCCAAAGCCCGCGCGCTGCTGATGCTGCTGCTGAGCTTCGTCTGGGATCTGTTCGCCTCGACCGGGACGGTGGCGCGGATCGTCCTCTCGCCCCGGATCGGCGTCAGACCCGCGATCCTCGTCATGCCCACGAAACTGCAAAAACCCTGGGCGGTGGCGATGCTCGCTTACTTCACCTCGCTGACGCCGGGATCGACCTGCCTGCACGTCTCGGAGGACCGCCAGACGCTGCATCTCCACATCCTTGATCTGCATGATGCCGACGCGACGATCGCCAAGTTCCGGCGGCTCTACGAACGCCGCATTGCGGAGCTCGAGGCATGA